The window GCGACCTGCCGCCGGAGTGCTGTTGACGGTGGGCCACTGCACACAGCAGAGCCGACGTCTCTGGCTGCGCTACCGGTCCTGGAACGGGACCGAAAGCGAGCGCGAGGTTGACCCCTATGGCCTGGTCTATCGCTCCGGCAGCTGGTACCTGGCGGGCTACTGTCACTTACGTCAGGATATTCGCGTCTTCCGTCTCGATCGCATTCTGCTCGTCGAGGAGCGACCAGCAATGTTTATGCGACCAGCTGATTTCGACTGTTTGAGAGAGATTCAGCGCGCCATTGCACTCACGCCAGCCCCCTGGCAGATCGAGGTAGTGCTGGAGCTGCCGCTCTCCGAAGTGCAACAGCGGCTACCGTCTGCTCTGGCGATATTAGAGCCATTGCCCGAGAATCAGCAGATGACCCTGCTGCGCTGCTCAACGCATAACCTGGATTGGGCCGCCTATGTGCTGGCCGGGCTGAACTGCCGTCTGCAGGTGCGCAATCCTCCCGCCCTTTCTACAGCCTTCCAGGCACTGGCTCAGCGCATCAGTGAACACGTGATTCGCTGACCTGAAAGAGGCTCACGTCCTCCTGGAGCTTCTTGTCGTGCCACTCCACCAACTCAACCAGCTGGCTTTTCTGCAGCCTGGGGCTGGACCAGCGGCAGGGCGAACCAGAAGGTCGCTCCCTGACCAGGCTGGCTCTCCAGACCAACCTCGCCGCCGTGGAGCCGGATAATAGTGCGACAGATATGCAGGCCCAGCCCCAGGCCGACGGGCGAACCTTCCTGTACAGGAATGCCCGGCGCGCGATAGAAGCGCTCCCAGATGCGTTGTTGTAGCTCAGGTGGCACCCCTGGCCCCTCGTCACGTACCAGTACCCGCGCTCGCTCCCCCTCGATGCGCAGACGGACCTCGATTGGACGATCGGGCGGCGCATAGCGAATGGCGTTGAGCAGATAGTTGGTCAGGACTTGACCGATGCGCGCGGCGTCGACCTCGACTGGCACCTCTCCAGAACTCTCGATGCTGAGGCGAATGTCGCGTCCAGGGTGGACCTGCTGCTGACTCTGCACCACGTCGCGCACAATAGCCGCCAGATCCAGGCGCCGGCGCACCAGCTGCAAGGTCTCCGATTGGATGCGCGAGAAGTCAAGCAGATCCCCCACGAGACGATCCAGTAAGTCAACTTGGGCAATGGAGCGATCGAGCAGCTCGGGAATACTGGCCAGACGTTGCAGGACAGGATGGGCCTGGAGCGCTGGCTGACCGCCATTGCTTTCGCCAGAACTGCCACTACCGAGATCACGCCCGAGGGCGCTGGCCTTCTGCAGGAGCCGCTTGATGAGCTGGGCATTGGCCTTGAGGACGGTCAGCGGGGCCCGCAACTCATGGCTGGCAAAGCTGATGAATTCGTCCATGCGGCGATTGGCTTCGCGCAGCGCCAGGGCGCTGGCCCGCGCCTCGGCTCGCTCTGCGAGCAGATGCTCGCGCTCCAGCACAAGCGTGGCCATGCGCGCCACCGCCGCCGCGAGGGCCAGCTCGTCAGGGCTGTAGCTGTGCTCTTCGGGACCATAGTCGACGGAGAAGAGGCCAATGAGCCGCTCGCGCAGGCACATGGGAATGATAAGCAAGGCCCGCACTGAGTAGCTGCGAACCTGGCGACGCAGGTGGCTGAATTCGGGCGCTTCAAGATCGATGAGCAGACTTTCGCCGGCGCGCAGCCGCTCCAGCAGGGCCGCGCTCAGAAAGGCGCTCAGCGGAGTCCCGAGGACGATTTCCTGCCAGAGACGCTCTTGCTGGGGAGTGACCCCGGTGACCGCTACATGCTGAACGCGCTCGGTTTCGCGCTCCAGACCAAGCATGGCCACGCGCCGACAGCCAAGCACCTGGCGCGTCAGCTCTCCGAGCCGCAACATGATCAGGCGCGTCTGCCCTTCGCTCTGGCCCTCCTGTAGAGGAGGAGGCTCACCATCGTCGACCTGGACAAGGGCTTCGGCCATCGCCAGTAAGGCGCTGAGCGCGGTGTGAGCGCGCTGCTCCAGTCGCCGCCGCGCAGTGACTTCGCGCCCAATGATGATAGCCCCAATGACCTGCCCGCGACTACTACGCACGGGCGCGCCGCTGAAGCTGAAGATGGCTTCCTCACCCCCGACCTGCTTGACCTTGATATCCACCGCCTGCTCGCCAGCAATGGCATACCCCTCCCGGAGGATACGCTGCAGCGGCGCCGCGGTAGGAGTATCAGCGAGCAGCAGCACCTCCGCCGCCTCTCTCCCCTCCAGGGCCTCACCCTGGGCGCGCTCGCCCGCCTCAGCCAGAGCCGC of the Thermogemmatispora onikobensis genome contains:
- a CDS encoding sensor histidine kinase — translated: MQSSESFSNPGADLSELLPPYLAAAGAEPLLFEQLRWQEQTMSDASLLPAPFRARLFTLLTYERHVPYCLHYLLVQLLSQNQRAADIAALLQEPANDEERAALLALLASQAEPLQSWPEPTSPLERALLWAAGALLLPGEQTEQARLELRRLLPSRVYASLQAFLAFVQTCHLWITAYPERAHGADEQARQYLLRLLQRYELEEQACLRSLLERLGSCTDEAIFRHELELYRRRLRAVLEAIGDSVLLYDHRGRLVYVNAVARRLLPLLQPDHARRAALAEAGERAQGEALEGREAAEVLLLADTPTAAPLQRILREGYAIAGEQAVDIKVKQVGGEEAIFSFSGAPVRSSRGQVIGAIIIGREVTARRRLEQRAHTALSALLAMAEALVQVDDGEPPPLQEGQSEGQTRLIMLRLGELTRQVLGCRRVAMLGLERETERVQHVAVTGVTPQQERLWQEIVLGTPLSAFLSAALLERLRAGESLLIDLEAPEFSHLRRQVRSYSVRALLIIPMCLRERLIGLFSVDYGPEEHSYSPDELALAAAVARMATLVLEREHLLAERAEARASALALREANRRMDEFISFASHELRAPLTVLKANAQLIKRLLQKASALGRDLGSGSSGESNGGQPALQAHPVLQRLASIPELLDRSIAQVDLLDRLVGDLLDFSRIQSETLQLVRRRLDLAAIVRDVVQSQQQVHPGRDIRLSIESSGEVPVEVDAARIGQVLTNYLLNAIRYAPPDRPIEVRLRIEGERARVLVRDEGPGVPPELQQRIWERFYRAPGIPVQEGSPVGLGLGLHICRTIIRLHGGEVGLESQPGQGATFWFALPLVQPQAAEKPAG
- a CDS encoding helix-turn-helix transcriptional regulator, which codes for MYFPTTRVLTVLELLQARGRMSGSELAARLEVSPRTVRRYITMLQDLGIPVEAEHGRYGAYFLRPGFRLPPLIFSDEEALALTLGLLLTRRLNLVGDQSTVERALAKIERVLPGPLRERLQAVEETLLFDLPETSQRPAAGVLLTVGHCTQQSRRLWLRYRSWNGTESEREVDPYGLVYRSGSWYLAGYCHLRQDIRVFRLDRILLVEERPAMFMRPADFDCLREIQRAIALTPAPWQIEVVLELPLSEVQQRLPSALAILEPLPENQQMTLLRCSTHNLDWAAYVLAGLNCRLQVRNPPALSTAFQALAQRISEHVIR